TGAGATAACATACTTTTAGAAGAAGGATGGCCAGGGAGATGGAAACACACcaaggaagaggaaaggaaacCTTTACTTACAAATCAGAGTTGAAAAACTAGGTTTTCACTCATACAAGTCACCTAATAAGTAAAAAAACACATGAAACCTAGTCAAGAGTCATGAAGATTCGCCCAAGTTTGAGTTGGTCCGagttttctattttcattgaCTTGGTGTTTTTGCCCAATTATATGAAATGCACCGAGTATGATTTTTCTTATTGAGTCATATACTATTCATAGACCATAAATTTGGATTCGGCTCCTGTCCTgccatggcgggagctggatCGTCCAGCACCCCCCCCAGATCTTGCCACGTGGACAGGAGACAATCGAACGGTTTTTGCTTCTCTTTGCCTTACTTTAACCCATTTGTAATATTCGTCCTCTCTCACCCTGTTTAACCCGACCCGTTTAGTtttggaattttagaaaccTAAACGAAGTAAAACCCCTTTCGTCTCCCACTTTTCGttcttccctctctatttcCTCCGTCCAACCTCGCGACGAACCCTAGCCAGCGGCGACACCTCATCTCTCTGCGACTAACGGCGGCGAGCGACGAACGGCAACGACTGACCTCGCGACGTGGAGAAGGGTTCATCCAATCACCGTCAGtcccgagagagagagaggtggaggtggtggtggtggggagggggggagttTTCCTCCAGCCGTGGAGAAGGGTTCACATCCAATCACCGTCAGTCCCACGGTCAAGGAAGTCcttcaccgtgggtgaagggaaactgaGTTCTATAAATCCTCTCGTTTCAATGGCAGGGTGAGATAGAGTGAGCGAGAGAACAGGAGGAAGTTCCTTCACCCTGGTGTAGTAGTGTTTCATTCCTTGGTGTTCACCATGGCAGCTTGGGTTAGCGGAGAGAGCAGGAGTAAGCGAGTAAGTGTGCTGCTATTCCTCATATCCTTTTACTTGATGGCTCTGATCCCCTTCTCATGTTCTGCTGCTGGGATGCCCAATTCCCGTCAAAAGCTCGAAATTCAGAACCACTTGAAACGCCTCAACAAGCCCGCCGTTGAAAGCATTAAGGTTCTCTCGcgatttttcattttatgttcATTAATGAGTGGAAAATCCAATCTTTTCGGCTTATGAGTGCTGAGGATTATTAGATTTTTCTTGTACATTTCAATTCTGTGTTTCAATTCGGTGGTGACAGAGCCCAGATGGAGATATCATTGATTGCGTCCATACTTCTAATCAACCTGCATTCGACCATCCTTCTCTCAAAAACCATACAATTCAGGTTCTTCCCTGTTTCTGCTCTCCTCAACTTCTGGTCTTGGTTGCTATActtgatatttatttatttattttttcctggGTTTTTCAGACGAGACCTAGTTTTCATCCAGAAGGGCTTTTCGACAAAAACAAAACCACTACCAAGTCCGAACAAAGTTCAAACTTCATTACTCAGTTGTGGCACTTGAGTGGAAGATGCCCTGAAGGAACCATACCCATCAGAAGAACAACCAAAGATGATATTCTAAGAGCAGAGAGATGAAGTGTCGCCGCTGGCTAGGGTTCGTCGCTAGGTTGGACGGAGAAAATTGGGAGGGAAGAACGAAAAGTGGGAGACGAAAGGGGTTTTACTTCGTTTAggtttctaaaattccaaaACTAAACGGGTCGGGTTAAACAGGGTGAGAGAGGACGAATATTACAAATGGGTTAAAAGTAAGGCAAGGAGAAGCAAAAACCGTTCGATTGTCTCCTGTCCACGTGGCAAGATCTGTGGGAGGTGCTGGACgatccagctcccgccacagcagGACAGGAGTCGAATCCCATAAATTTGGCCTGCAACTAAACAAAATCTTAGATTTTTTGTTCAATGTCTTCAATATTAgcctcatttttttcttctcatctatGAAGCAACCATAGCCTCAGTCCCTCTTCGTtcaaaggagaagagggagttattaaaaataataagaaaaataatgattCACCTTGGCCAAGTTTGATTCACCCAGAGTCACCAAGTTATGAAAAGTGCAAGTCgagaaaaaaatctgatttttccaacTAAACTACATGGCCCATTATGAATCGAaattttccctttgtattttctAAGTTGTAATGTTTAGTTTTGAATAGAATCCAAAGATTGGGACATTTATGTATGGAAAAAGTTTCTCTAAACCGCTATGGTACAATAGACTAGCACCTATGTGtcttatctctttcctcctcaatTGAAATGATCTCGCCCTCCAATATATGATATTGTTTTGCGGTACCTCATTGGTGCGCACCTCTATGTTGCTTGCTCAAAAAACGCTCTTCCTAAGGAGTATCTATAGTCCGACAACAAGCTTTTTCACATGGAAAGATTATATTGCAATTTCAACCGTATGGATAAAGTTTAAATCATAAATAATACATGGAAGTTgttttggcaaaaaaaaaaaaacgattctAAATTGGTTTGGAAatttagaaaaaagaaattcattAATTTTTTAGTCCCTTGATAGTTCACAAATAATTCGGAAAACAAACAATTCAGCCCACAAAATTTGGACTCCGAAATTTTGGAACCCCCAAGCCCCGCCCCCGCCCCCCCTCTCCCGGCAAAATAAAAAAGCACAAGCCCTTCCCCCTTAAATAAAAATCCCACCCATGTTGGTGGAGAAGCTACACAATTAGACAacgtttgagagagagagagagaggctacacaaccaaacaatgttcgagagagagaaaatcttgttgtaaccaacgtGAAGAAAAAACATTATAACTTTACAATTTTACCTTTTAGTCTAACACTTTTGGGACAAAGAACGTTACCTGGTCGTGTGTGGCGCGCACATCCTGTTTCTAGACACAGGACCGTACGAAATGAATTTTGCCCCATGGAAAGCAAGAAATCCCCGAGTACGCAACGATCATTTCGCGCAATCTTGTGTCTGGGTGTAAGGGTAAGTCGTACATTGCATGCGACTAGATAGTGTTCTCTTTTCCAACACATTTTTTCCATTGAggataaatattgtcattttgCATAAAAACTACACTAAATAACTTTCACcttttttaaaacaattttttaccTATACATTAAAtgttatattaaataatttttggaaATAAAACTCAATTAAAGAAGGTTACAAATTCTTAgttcaccattttggtgacaATAAATTACACATATACAAATCAAGGGAGAAAAAATGCTAACTGGGCACATACGGTGCATTGTCGCTGCACCTAGGCATAAGGACGATTGAAATAAATGCcgcacccccatggaaaggagGAATTTTTTGGGGGCAAGGTTGTCATTTTATGTACCCTTTGTCTAACGCAAGGGCAgcccatagcacacacccagtaggcattctctttcccataaatCAAGCCAAACAATTATTTACTAGGATTTCTAACTTCATTTGTAGGCATTCTTTATTCCTTCTCTTAAGTTTTCAATGTGGGACAAGAACTCATTTTTGCTCTAAAAGAGAATAAAGGACTGAGAGTGCGTTTGGTAATGTTCAGAACAGTGTTCTGAatagttcttttgttcaaaaagaacaaaaaaacataaaaaagtgtttggctttgcggttcgttttttctttcttttagaagGAACCGGAAGTCTTGAGCATtaaaagaacgttctttgcagaccgtctCAGAGATggtctgcaaagaacaaagaacaagaCGCGACGGACAAAAATCACAAAACACGGGATTTTTTGAGAGAAATCACTACTCGATCTCTCGCCCTgctagcaccaaattgggagaCGACGAAGGAAGGACTCGCTCTACAACCCTAGGTgagatctctcactctctctcgctctctctctctccctctctatctctcgcatgCTCCGGTAACGTTCGCTCGCTgttccctctctctgtttctctctctccctctctatctctcgcactCTATGCACCTCTCTCTCGCTCATTcctttctctgtctctgtctctccttCTCATACTCTCTCTGTCATTTTTTggctcttttcctctctctgtctctctttctctgtatatatatgtgtatCGAAATGTTACAATATTTTTGGTTTCTGATAGAAGGGAAGCGAAGAGTGCCGGGGAAGGAGGAGAGTGGACAGTGGAGAAGTGGAGGTGATGAAGAGGAAAACCCTAAAGAGGAGCAGAAGGGAGAGGGATCGAATGGAGGGTGCTACTCTCGCAATGCATTTGCCGATGCCGTTGCTTCCACACAACCAAAACACTTCATCTTCATCCAACCTCTCTCGCTTCCATCTCCGAACTGTCACCGAATCTGAGCAACTCGAAGAAGtaaaggagcagcagcagcatcacTCTTCGTTTCCCTTGGATGAAAACTTCGACTTCGACCTTAACATCGATGAGAATGAAAAAGACTTCATTCTCAGCCAGGATTTCTTTTGGTAATGCTACTTCCCATCCCTTgctatcaatcaatcaatcatcGAGTTCTCCGTCTCTTTTTCTGCATCTAATCTGTAAcccttttttgttgttttcctgTATTTGGTTGAACACAGCACCCCTGATTACATAACTCCAGATGGGCAACAAACCTCCAATATTTTGGACGATAACAAATTGATCCAATTTGTTTCCGATTTTGTCTCAAGAAGTGGATCAGTACCCCTTTAATCAGCACCCTACAACCGAAAAGGTATGGATCAGCATCCCtttgtttcccattttgtcTCAGGTAATATTATATCTcagatctaaaactcaaaacagCACCAGATCTTTGTATGCAGTTTGGTTCCTTGCTTGAATgtgtttcctattttttttttttttaatgaactcATGGATTAGGGCCAATTGGACGGCATACcaatttgttttctgttttcacCATGTCAAGAAGATGGATAAATGACCTAAATTTTGTTAATTCCCACTTTCCTATTTAATTAGAAGGGAACAGTATCGACTATTGAGCCAGAGAAGTATGATCTGTGAATATATATGATAAGAGGCTTGATTTTCTGCAAATTAAGCGTTTGAAAAGATACATGAAgaacaatattaaaaaaaaaagctttgcTGTAATATTAGACTGTGAATCACCATATCTGAAATCCGTAGCTTCCATCTCCCCCATACCCATCTGTTAATTACCATGTAGAATTATCAGAAACTTGCTGCTGCATTTAAGGTGAACTGAAGGTTGTTTGATGCCCCATTTGCTTCATTGTGCATGGtgtagtttaaaattttaaatttcatttcACTGGCCAtaatttttgggtattttacaCCATTCAATTCGAATCTTTTTGATCCTGTACAAATAAAGGTGTATGCATGTATGTGTATcttctctttaccaaaaaaaaataaaaaatgaagaagaaatgtaTGTGTATCTTCTTTTGATCAAGGCATGTATGTGTATTCATTTAGGTATATGTGAGCATGAATCATATTGTTTAAGCAGGGAGTCTACGATGGCTCCTTTGCCTTTGCAGTCACTGGACAGGTTCAGTGAGAATTGGAGCACCCAAGTCCTACAACAGGCCCCATACTGCTTGGCTCTCGGTTTCTCTCACTGTACCTATCCAGTGATGAGATTATGGACTTCTTTTTGCTGGTTCACCCAAGGAAACAGCTGTTAGCTAGTGGAGACACTTGATAAGTGATCAGGAAATTCGTGTGCACCATCCACAAGTATGGTAGCCTGTGGCCAAGAGAAGAGATGATTCAGTAACCCAGCTATGTTTTGAAAATGTCTGCCTAAATCTAATCCTGATACACCGGGAAGGGACTGGTAAGTGCTAACAGACTGGGTTGCTGTTCATGTTTTCATGTGGGGTCTGATAAATCCTTGTTTCAACCCATGTTTCAAGGCCTCACCTGATACCGCCTCATCTCACCCAAGCTCTAATGAAATAGGAAAGCTCATTATACCAAAGAAAAGCAGGAAAGGTGAAAAAACCCATGAATGCTTCTTTGATGCAGTTCACAACTTCATCATCTGAATCATCAAAGCATTTTAATCATTCAGGCACCCAAGTCCTACAACAGGCCCCATACTTCTTTCCCTAGTTGTACTTCATTTTGCTGGTTCtgactctctcttctctctctctctgaatttTGTAACTTTAAGAAACATATGACATTGTCagtaaaattttgggtttttccaAGTTTACTATTATGAGATCCCATAAGTTATTAATATCTATTGATCTTTCTCCAAGTGTGGTGATAGTGGTTGGTCTCTTTTCATATATTTAATTAGCTTTGTAAATTCCAAGGCATACCCCTGAGTAAGATGGTATGGGAAAGAAGTTCAGTGGAAGGAACAATTTATTTATTCTCTGATAGATATACTTTTTTAGTGAAAAATCATTTTCTATTTCCCTTCTCTGTCATTTTTCTGTGTGATGGGTTGCCAAAGCTGTTTCTttctataaataattaaacatCATTTTTTCTACTATTGTAATGATATTTTTAATCTCTAACCATGTGAGAACACctagaaaaactagaaaaactattttcttttttggtcaaTCCAACCAGAGTTGAATCCAATACATCAGCTTTGATTTTTTGGCCCAACCCAAATCAAACTAGGCAGAGAATTCAAGTCTTTCCCTAGTTGTACTTCATTTTGCTGGTTCTTAATTAAGGCATTCCTGGACAGAAATAGCAGAACAGAACAGAATATTACATTTGGATTAAGTTGTAGATGTTGGGAAATTGAAATCTTCAAAAGAATGAGACGACTTCTATTTCTAGGCAAATCAGCTAAACCATCGAAGAAACTGGAATTCAAATGTATCCCAGAGAGACAAATGGGGTACAAAATACTGAAATTGATCATGAGATGTGATCTTCAGCCCAGAAGGACTTGATTGGATGATATTGATCTGGGTATGACAGGGGAGAATGATTCAAACTTGAACTTTTGATTTCTGATCTGGGTACCCTAGGGGGGACTATCATATGATTGCCCTTTAAATTATAAGTTGATTCAACTTTCATATCCATACCTTTTCTTCCTTTACTTTTTTCCACTCACATAGGAGAAAGGGGATTGGGGAAGACAAAGAAATTACTGAGAGAGGATGCAATGAATGGCAGGTAAGAGCAAGGCCCATCTATAATCTATATCTCTTTGGACCAATTTCAA
The nucleotide sequence above comes from Telopea speciosissima isolate NSW1024214 ecotype Mountain lineage chromosome 3, Tspe_v1, whole genome shotgun sequence. Encoded proteins:
- the LOC122654844 gene encoding uncharacterized protein LOC122654844 gives rise to the protein MKRKTLKRSRRERDRMEGATLAMHLPMPLLPHNQNTSSSSNLSRFHLRTVTESEQLEEVKEQQQHHSSFPLDENFDFDLNIDENEKDFILSQDFFCTPDYITPDGQQTSNILDDNKLIQFVSDFVSRSGSVPL
- the LOC122654843 gene encoding uncharacterized protein LOC122654843, coding for MAAWVSGESRSKRVSVLLFLISFYLMALIPFSCSAAGMPNSRQKLEIQNHLKRLNKPAVESIKSPDGDIIDCVHTSNQPAFDHPSLKNHTIQTRPSFHPEGLFDKNKTTTKSEQSSNFITQLWHLSGRCPEGTIPIRRTTKDDILRAER